From Eptesicus fuscus isolate TK198812 chromosome 13, DD_ASM_mEF_20220401, whole genome shotgun sequence, the proteins below share one genomic window:
- the MFRP gene encoding membrane frizzled-related protein, with amino-acid sequence MRGGADTALRVEPAEPSQVRAAESRSSTPQLPSARLASALRPLFQTEFCNPAFEPESGPPGPPAFRGDARRRPRAPWHGWRPRGLPPDWPFCGLCALLLAGLLLGLLALLAVLLAQLQAAPPSGASSPPWPARGLITAGTPSATATTASQATGTPKEQREAGLSLAPQASCGGLLLGPRGVFSSPNYPDPYPPDTHCVWHIQVPADRAIQLRIEALGTESAASCLFDRLEISPEPEGPLLRVCGRDPPPTLNTNASRLRVAFVSDSSVEGRGFQAWFQAVAPGRGSCAQDELPCDQLTCLPPGSVCDGLTHCADGRDESNCSAQASGCGGNLTGLQGNFSAPSFLQGYPQQLLCTWHISVPAGHGVELQFLNFSLDAQGECQSDHVAVYEAGSSGALGLLGRFCGAEPPPRLLSSRRRLAVLLRTRRGSGGFWATYRALDATEKPCGPTVPSCQDGGCRRRMCAPRRGCAGGGPDPCGGPLSPPPELACEPVRVAMCLGLSYNATAFPNVWIGVATQEEVAAVLREYENLARLPCYPSFRRLLCGLLVPRCTPLGSVLPPCRSVCQEAERRCQSGLALLGTPWPFTCNRLPEATGPEACAQP; translated from the exons ATGAGGGGCGGCGCGGACACCGCCCTGCGCGTGGAGCCCGCAGAGCCGAGCCAGGTGAGGGCCGCCGAGAGCCGCTCTTCCAcaccccagctgccctccgcCCGCCTGGCCTCGGCCCTCCGGCCTCTCTTCCAGACCGAATTCTGCAACCCTGCCTTTGAGCCCGAGTCGGGGCCGCCTGGCCCGCCCGCCTTCCGGGGGGATGCCCGCCGTCGCCCGCGCGCGCCCTGGCACG GTTGGCGTCCCCGAGGGCTGCCGCCCGACTGGCCCTTCTGCGGGCTGTGCGCCCTGCTGCTGGCCGGcctgctgctggggctgctggcgCTGCTGGCCGTCCTGCTGGCCC AGCTGCAGGCTGCACCCCCATCTGGAGCTTCCTCTCCTCCGTGGCCCGCCAGGGGCCTCATCACCGCTGGCACCCCTTCCGCCACAGCCACCACCGCTTCTCAGGCAACGGGGACCCCTAAAGAGCAGCGAGAGGCGGGCCTGAGCCTCGCACCCCAGGCCT CCTGTGGGGGCCTCCTCCTTGGACCACGGGGCGTCTTCAGCAGCCCCAACTACCCAGACCCCTACCCGCCCGACACCCACTGCGTGTGGCACATCCAGGTGCCCGCAGACCGTGCCATACAGCTCCGGATCGAGGCTCTGGGCACGGAGAGCGCGGCCTCCTGCCTCTTCGATCGCTTGGAAATCTCCCCGGAGCCGGAAGGCCCCCTCCTCAG GGTGTGCGGCAGGGACCCGCCCCCCACACTCAACACCAACGCCAGCCGCCTCCGCGTGGCCTTCGTCTCGGACAGCAGCGTGGAAGGGCGAGGCTTCCAGGCCTGGTTCCAGGCGGTGGCTCCGGGGCGCG GGAGCTGTGCCCAGGACGAGCTCCCCTGCGaccagctcacctgcctgccccctggctcGGTGTGCGACGGTCTCACCCACTGCGCCGATGGCAGGGACGAGAGCAACTGCAGTGCCCAAGCCTCAG GATGTGGGGGGAACCTGACGGGGCTCCAGGGAAATTTCTCTGCTCCCAGCTTCCTTCAGGGGTACCCTCAGCAACTG CTTTGCACCTGGCATATCTCAGTCCCCGCCGGACATGGCGTAGAACTGCAGTTCCTCAACTTCAGCCTGGACGCCCAGGGCGAGTGTCAGTCTGACCACGTGGCGGTGTACGAGGCCGGCAGCTCGGgggccctgggcctcctgggcag GTTCTGTGGGGCCGAGCCGccgccccgcctcctctcctcgCGCCGGCGGCTGGCTGTGCTCCTCAGGACACGGCGTGGCAGCGGTGGCTTCTGGGCCACCTACCGGGCCCTGGACGCCACAGAGA aGCCCTGTGGGCCCACGGTGCCCTCCTGCCAGGACGGGGGGTGTAGGCGCCGGATGTGTGCCCCGCGGCGAGGCTGTGCGGGGGGCGGCCCGGACCCGTGCGGCGGCCCCCTGTCCCCACCTCCAG AGCTGGCCTGTGAGCCCGTCCGAGTGGCCATGTGCCTGGGGCTCAGCTACAACGCCACAGCCTTCCCCAACGTCTGGATCGGCGTGGCCACCCAGGAGGAGGTGGCGGCGGTGCTCAGGGAGTACGAG AACCTGGCCCGCCTTCCCTGCTACCCGAGCTTCCGGAGACTCCTCTGCGGGCTGCTGGTGCCCCGCTGCACCCCACTCGGCAGCGTGCTCCCCCCTTGCCGCTCCGTCTGCCAGGAGGCGGAGCGCCGGTGCCAGTCCGGCCTGGCACTGCTGGGTACCCCCTGGCCCTTCACCTGCAACCGGCTGCCCGAGGCCACGGGCCCGGAAGCGTGTGCCCAGCCCTGA
- the USP2 gene encoding ubiquitin carboxyl-terminal hydrolase 2 isoform X3, translating to MSQLSSTLKRYTDSARYADTPHAKNSKSAQGLAGLRNLGNTCFMNAILQCLSNTRELRDYCLQRLYLRDLSHSSHAHTALMEEFAKLIQAMWTSPLSDVVSPSEFKTQIQRYAPRFVGYNQQDAQEFLRFLLDGLHNEVNRVTVRPKSTPENLDHLPDDEKGRQMWRKYLEREDSRIGDLFVGQLKSSLTCTDCGYCSTVFDPFWDLSLPIAKRGYPEVTLMDCMRLFTKEDVLDGDEKPTCCRCRARRRCLKKFSIQRFPKVLVLHLKRFSESRVRTSKLTTFVNFPLRDLDLREFASENTNHAVYNLYAVSNHSGTTMGGHYTAYCRSPATGEWHTFNDSSVTPMSSGQVRTSDAYLLFYELASPPSRM from the exons AACTCTAAGAGCGCccagggtctggctggcctgcgcAACCTTGGGAACACG TGCTTCATGAACGCCATCCTGCAGTGCCTGAGCAACACGCGTGAGCTGAGGGACTACTGCCTGCAGCGGCTCTACCTGCGGgacctgagccacagcagccacgcGCACACGGCCCTCATGGAAG AGTTTGCCAAGCTAATCCAGGCCATGTGGACTTCGCCTCTCAGTGACGTGGTGAGCCCCTCAGAGTTCAAGACCCAGATCCAGAGATACGCCCCGCGCTTCGTGGGCTATAA TCAGCAGGATGCTCAGGAGTTCCTCCGCTTCCTTCTGGATGGGCTGCACAATGAGGTAAACCGAGTCACAGTGAGGCCTAAGTCCACCCCTGAGAACCTCGATCACCTTCC TGATGACGAGAAAGGGCGGCAGATGTGGAGGAAATACCTGGAGCGGGAAGACAGTCGGATCGGGG ATCTCTTTGTGGGGCAGCTGAAGAGCTCCCTGACGTGCACAGACTGCGGCTACTGCTCCACGGTCTTCGACCCCTTCTGGGACCTCTCGCTGCCCATTGCGAAG CGGGGTTATCCCGAGGTGACCTTAATGGACTGCATGAGGCTCTTCACCAAAGAGGACGTGCTCGATGGCGACGAGAAGCCT ACGTGCTGCCGCTGCCGCGCCCGGAGGCGGTGCCTGAAAAAGTTCTCCATCCAGAGGTTCCCCAAGGTCCTGGTGCTCC ATCTGAAACGGTTCTCCGAGTCCAGGGTGCGGACCAGCAAGCTCACAACGTTTGTGAACTTCCCGCTGAGGGACCTGGACTTGAGAGAATTTGCTTCAGAAAACACCA ACCACGCTGTTTACAACCTGTACGCCGTGTCCAATCACTCCGGAACCACCATGGGCGGCCACTACACCGCGTACTGCCGCAGCCCGGCCACCGGCGAGTGGCACACGTTCAATGACTCCAG TGTCACCCCCATGTCCTCCGGCCAAGTGCGCACCAGCGACGCCTACCTGCTCTTCTACGAGCTGGCCAGCCCGCCCTCCCGCATGTAG
- the C1QTNF5 gene encoding complement C1q tumor necrosis factor-related protein 5: MRLLLALLLLRLAAGSAPPDDDKVPSLCSGHPGLPGSPGHHGAQGLPGRDGRDGRDGAPGAPGEKGEGGQPGLPGPRGEPGPRGEAGTAGPAGECAVPPRSAFSAKRAESREPPAPDAPLPFERVLLNEQGHYDAASGKFTCRVPGVYYFAVHATVYRASLHFDLVKNGESVASFFQVFGGWPKPASLSGGAMVRLEPEDQVWVQVGVGDYVGIYASVKTDSTFSGFLVYSDWHGSPVFA; this comes from the exons ATGAGGCTGCTGCTCGCCCTGCTGCTCCTGCGCCTGGCGGCCGGCTCGGCCCCGCCCGACGACGACAAGGTCCCCAGCCTGTGCTCGGGGCACCCCGGCCTCCCCGGCTCCCCGGGCCACCACGGCGCCCAGGGCCTGCCCGGCCGCGACGGCAGGGACGGCAGGGACGGCGCGCCCGGGGCGCCCGGAGAGAAAGGCGAGGGCGGGCAGCCGG GACTGCCGGGGCCCCGCGGGGAGCCCGGGCCGCGCGGAGAGGCGGGCACGGCGGGGCCCGCGGGGGAGTGCGCGGTGCCCCCGCGCTCCGCCTTCAGCGCCAAGCGCGCGGAGAGCCGGGAGCCGCCGGCGCCGGACGCGCCGCTGCCCTTCGAGCGGGTGCTGCTGAACGAGCAGGGCCACTACGACGCGGCCTCGGGCAAGTTCACCTGCCGCGTGCCCGGCGTCTACTACTTCGCCGTCCACGCCACCGTCTACCGCGCCAGCCTGCACTTCGACCTGGTCAAGAACGGCGAGTCCGTGGCCTCCTTCTTCCAGGTCTTCGGGGGGTGGCCCAAGCCCGCCTCGCTGTCGGGCGGCGCCatggtgaggctggagcccgagGACCAGGTGTGGGTGCAGGTCGGGGTGGGCGATTACGTGGGCATCTACGCCAGCGTCAAGACGGACAGCACCTTCTCCGGGTTCCTGGTGTATTCCGACTGGCACGGCTCCCCTGTCTTCGCCTGA
- the RNF26 gene encoding E3 ubiquitin-protein ligase RNF26 — protein MEAVYLVVSGVGLALDVLTVVLDLNFLLVSSLLASVAWLLAFVYNLPHTVLTSLVHLGRGVLLSLLALLEALMRLTFGGFQALWALLHGCCSGLESLKLLGHLASHGAWRSRDVLHRGLLSVVSSGHALLRQACDVCAIAMSLVAYVINSLVNICLIGTQNLFSLLLALWDAVMGPLWRMTDVMAAFLAHISSSAVAMAILLWTPCQLAMELLASAARLVASFVLVNLTGLVLLACVLAVTVTVLHPDLTVRLATQALGQLHARPSYRRLREDVTRLSRLALGLEAWHRVWSRSLQLASWPNWGGAPGAPQGGPRRVPAARTSQQDTLPEAGPRPEAEEEEGRMARVTAAWGRERLNEEPVAGQDPWKLLKEQEERKKCVICQDRSKTVLLLPCRHLCLCQACTEILMRHPAHHRTCPLCRRGILQTLSVYL, from the coding sequence ATGGAGGCTGTGTACCTGGTGGTGAGCGGGGTGGGCCTGGCGCTGGACGTGCTGACCGTGGTGTTGGATCTGAACTTCCTGCTGGtgtcctccctcctggcctccgtggcctggctcctggcctTCGTCTACAACCTGCCGCACACTGTGCTGACCAGTCTTGTGCACCTGGGCCGCGGAGTGCTGCTGTCGCTGCTGGCCTTGCTGGAAGCCCTGATGCGGCTCACTTTTGGGGGCTTTCAGGCCCTGTGGGCCCTGCTGCACGGCTGCTGCTCCGGCCTGGAGAGCCTGAAGCTCCTGGGGCACCTGGCCTCGCACGGGGCCTGGAGGAGCCGGGACGTCCTGCACCGGGGCCTCCTCAGTGTGGTCTCCAGTGGCCACGCTCTGCTGCGCCAGGCCTGTGACGTCTGTGCCATCGCCATGAGCCTGGTGGCCTACGTGATCAACAGCCTGGTCAACATCTGCCTCATCGGCACTCAGAACCTCTTCTCCCTGTTGCTGGCCCTGTGGGATGCCGTGATGGGGCCGCTGTGGAGGATGACGGACGTCATGGCCGCCTTCCTCGCTCACATTTCCAGCAGCGCCGTGGCCATGGCCATCCTCCTCTGGACCCCATGCCAGCTAGCAATGGAGCTCCTGGCCTCGGCCGCCCGCCTCGTGGCCAGTTTTGTGCTTGTCAATCTCActggcctggtgctgctggcTTGCGTGCTGGCGGTGACGGTGACCGTGCTGCACCCGGACCTCACCGTGAGGCTGGCCACCCAGGCCCTCGGTCAGCTCCACGCCCGCCCGTCCTACCGCAGGCTTCGAGAGGATGTTACGCGGCTGTCTCGCCTCGCGCTGGGCTTGGAGGCCTGGCACCGAGTCTGGAGCCGCAGCCTACAGCTGGCAAGCTGGCCGAATTGGGGAGGGGCACCTGGGGCTCCCCAGGGTGGCCCTAGaagggtgcctgcagccaggaccTCGCAACAGGACACTCTTCCAGAAGCAGGGCCCAGAccagaggcagaagaggaagaaggtagaATGGCCAGAGTGACggctgcctggggcagggagaggctcaATGAGGAGCCTGTAGCCGGGCAGGACCCATGGAAGCTGCTGAAGGAGCAAGAGGAGCGGAAGAAGTGCGTCATCTGCCAGGACCGGAGCAAGACCgtgctgctgctgccctgccGGCACCTGTGCCTCTGCCAGGCCTGCACCGAGATCCTGATGCGCCACCCCGCCCACCACCGCACCTGCCCGCTGTGCCGCCGGGGCATTCTGCAGACCCTCAGCGTctacctctga